A stretch of Puniceicoccaceae bacterium DNA encodes these proteins:
- a CDS encoding transposase, giving the protein MPSSSPHYRQTCRLSKGRVSTPHARYFVTFCTHQRVSAFNTNTMHTMGLRELIKMHKSKDWNLYCATIMPDHLHLLFSLGETLELQRVISKAKTKLKHSVGMNHLRWQRNFFDHQLRSDASLESFAFYMFMNPYKKRLVPRNQEWTGWYCSTAFRPQFASLLINGRFPRVEWNLAPTVNDLIELDC; this is encoded by the coding sequence ATGCCCTCTTCCTCTCCTCACTACCGGCAGACTTGCAGGCTCTCCAAAGGACGCGTATCAACTCCGCACGCTCGTTACTTTGTAACCTTTTGCACTCACCAGAGGGTCTCTGCATTTAACACCAACACAATGCACACAATGGGACTTCGGGAGTTGATTAAGATGCATAAATCCAAGGACTGGAATCTCTACTGTGCAACCATCATGCCCGACCATCTCCATCTACTCTTTTCACTTGGAGAAACACTTGAGCTTCAAAGGGTTATTTCAAAAGCGAAAACAAAGCTCAAACACTCCGTCGGTATGAATCATTTGCGGTGGCAACGAAACTTCTTTGATCATCAACTACGATCAGATGCATCGCTGGAGTCTTTCGCCTTCTACATGTTCATGAATCCTTACAAAAAAAGGCTGGTTCCGCGAAATCAAGAATGGACCGGCTGGTATTGCAGCACCGCGTTTCGGCCCCAGTTCGCATCTCTCCTCATCAATGGACGATTTCCACGCGTTGAATGGAATCTGGCTCCAACCGTAAACGACCTCATCGAACTTGATTGCTAA
- a CDS encoding glycosyl hydrolase 115 family protein gives MISHSFQSTRSWFRLPGLTVIALFFLFLSKIHADPTGILSVSLRVDPAAGSDAFPLVAQGETATVWYDANDYKGVIRAIGDLQSDIERVTGLKPEVSDQLPVTRHPVIIGTVGMNATIDALIASGRLDGDALIGKWESFVISTVNQPEAGMDQALVIAGSDKRGTIYGIYELSRQIGVSPWYFWADVPIQQRDELHLRSGTFASGEPKVKYRGIFINDEAPALRRWVEQNFGAFNQEFYAHVFELILRCRGNYLWPAMWLPVAFNDDDPGNPQLADEYGIVMSTSHHEPMMRAHHEWERYGSGPWNYEENKEKLQEFWRGGIERMGNFESVVTMGMRGDGDEAMSEDTAVPLLKQIIADQRTILSEVLGKPAAEIPQVWALYKEVQDYYDKGMRVDDDILILFSDDNWGNIRFLPRPDDEVHPGGYGMYYHVDYVGAPTSYRWLNVTQNERLWEQMMLTWEAGVRDLWIVNVGDIKPMELPMSFFLDLAWDPEAITVDDLPAYYVHWAAQQFGDPHAEEIAGMLARYTKYNARRTPEMLSPTTYSIANYREADRVVQEYQELATQARSLYEQLPETHRSAFFQLVLFPIEASANLNEMYVAAGKNAYYAERGTASANYYAEKVRTLFERDAELTRQFHEDLEGGKWNHMMSQTHIGYTYWNHPPLNRMPAVSWVQLGKPAELGFFVEHGDRPRWGWLDVEADWSFNHELPLFDRIHNPSFYVEVFNREQDSLTYAITAQEDWIQLSKTGGTIQYDEKVYVSIDWEKAPAGRHTGTILLSGEGAEYIVNVPIRNELPEAAGFVEQNGVVVIEADRYDQAIQTDDAQWITVPNLGRTGSAITIAPSTAATRTPGEDAPCVEYTFTLLDKAKIRIDTFVSPTLNFRAGDGIRYAIAVNDAPPQVINSNEGEELPDWKYASWWIQAVGDHIKIHSSSHSELEAGIHTLKVWMVDPGVVIQRFVIDAGGLKPTYLGPPTSLWLPLPSEG, from the coding sequence ATGATTTCCCATTCGTTTCAATCGACCCGTTCATGGTTCCGTTTGCCGGGACTGACCGTGATTGCCCTATTCTTTCTGTTCCTGTCGAAGATCCATGCTGATCCGACCGGGATCCTGTCGGTGTCGCTGCGAGTCGACCCTGCGGCTGGGTCGGACGCATTTCCCTTGGTTGCGCAGGGAGAGACGGCAACGGTTTGGTATGATGCAAACGACTACAAGGGGGTGATCCGCGCCATCGGTGATTTGCAATCCGATATCGAACGCGTGACCGGGCTGAAACCGGAGGTCAGCGATCAACTGCCTGTGACCCGACATCCCGTGATCATTGGAACAGTTGGAATGAACGCAACGATTGATGCGCTCATCGCATCTGGCCGACTCGATGGAGACGCCCTGATCGGCAAGTGGGAGAGTTTTGTCATCTCTACGGTGAACCAACCGGAGGCCGGTATGGATCAGGCATTGGTCATTGCAGGCAGTGATAAACGAGGCACGATTTACGGCATCTATGAACTCTCCCGTCAGATTGGAGTTTCTCCCTGGTATTTTTGGGCAGATGTTCCCATTCAGCAGCGTGACGAGCTGCACCTGCGTTCTGGCACCTTTGCCTCGGGTGAACCCAAGGTGAAGTACCGCGGAATTTTCATCAATGACGAGGCCCCCGCCTTGCGAAGGTGGGTTGAACAGAACTTTGGAGCGTTTAATCAGGAGTTCTACGCGCATGTGTTTGAGCTGATCCTTCGCTGCAGAGGAAATTACCTTTGGCCAGCGATGTGGCTGCCTGTTGCATTTAATGATGATGATCCCGGCAACCCACAGCTCGCCGACGAATACGGTATCGTCATGTCCACCAGCCACCACGAACCCATGATGCGCGCCCATCACGAGTGGGAGCGTTACGGTAGCGGTCCATGGAACTACGAAGAAAACAAGGAAAAACTACAGGAGTTCTGGCGCGGTGGTATCGAACGCATGGGGAACTTCGAAAGTGTCGTCACCATGGGTATGCGCGGAGACGGTGACGAGGCCATGTCGGAGGATACAGCAGTTCCGCTGCTCAAACAAATCATCGCCGATCAGCGCACAATTCTCAGCGAGGTGCTTGGCAAACCCGCCGCCGAGATTCCCCAAGTGTGGGCACTCTACAAAGAGGTGCAGGACTACTACGACAAGGGCATGCGGGTGGACGATGACATCCTGATCCTTTTCAGTGACGACAATTGGGGCAACATCCGCTTCCTGCCCCGCCCGGATGATGAAGTACACCCCGGGGGGTATGGCATGTACTACCACGTGGACTACGTGGGTGCACCCACGTCCTACCGTTGGCTGAATGTGACACAGAACGAACGCTTGTGGGAGCAAATGATGCTGACCTGGGAGGCTGGTGTTCGCGATCTGTGGATAGTGAATGTGGGCGACATCAAACCCATGGAGCTGCCAATGAGCTTCTTCCTTGACCTAGCATGGGATCCGGAGGCAATCACCGTTGATGACTTGCCCGCTTACTACGTTCACTGGGCCGCGCAGCAGTTTGGTGATCCACACGCTGAAGAAATTGCCGGGATGCTCGCGCGCTACACCAAATACAACGCCCGCCGTACTCCGGAAATGCTTTCACCGACGACCTACAGCATTGCAAATTATCGTGAGGCTGATCGTGTGGTGCAGGAGTACCAAGAACTCGCCACTCAGGCCAGATCCCTTTACGAACAACTCCCCGAAACCCATCGTTCTGCGTTTTTTCAGTTGGTGCTATTCCCGATTGAAGCATCTGCCAACCTGAACGAGATGTATGTTGCCGCAGGCAAGAATGCCTACTACGCAGAACGGGGTACGGCATCCGCCAACTATTACGCTGAAAAGGTGCGGACTTTGTTCGAGCGCGACGCAGAACTCACCCGCCAGTTTCACGAAGATCTCGAAGGTGGGAAGTGGAACCATATGATGTCCCAGACTCACATCGGATACACTTACTGGAACCATCCACCCCTGAACCGCATGCCCGCTGTATCATGGGTACAACTTGGTAAGCCAGCTGAACTTGGGTTTTTTGTAGAACATGGAGACCGTCCGCGCTGGGGATGGTTGGATGTGGAGGCCGATTGGAGTTTTAACCATGAACTACCTCTGTTCGACCGGATTCACAATCCGAGCTTCTACGTGGAGGTTTTCAATCGCGAGCAGGACTCCTTGACCTATGCGATCACTGCCCAAGAAGACTGGATTCAGCTGTCAAAAACGGGTGGCACGATCCAGTATGACGAAAAAGTCTATGTCAGCATCGACTGGGAGAAGGCACCAGCAGGTCGTCACACGGGAACGATCCTGCTCTCAGGTGAGGGTGCGGAATACATCGTGAACGTTCCCATTCGCAATGAATTGCCTGAAGCTGCCGGGTTTGTGGAGCAAAACGGAGTGGTCGTGATTGAGGCAGATCGCTACGACCAAGCGATCCAAACCGACGATGCCCAATGGATCACAGTTCCAAATCTCGGTCGCACAGGCTCTGCCATCACGATAGCTCCGTCCACCGCAGCAACGCGCACACCCGGCGAGGATGCCCCCTGCGTGGAATACACGTTTACCTTGCTGGATAAAGCCAAGATTCGCATCGATACCTTTGTTTCCCCAACACTCAATTTCCGCGCTGGCGACGGAATCCGCTACGCAATCGCTGTCAATGATGCACCTCCGCAGGTGATCAACAGCAACGAGGGTGAGGAACTGCCCGATTGGAAGTATGCCTCCTGGTGGATCCAGGCGGTCGGTGACCACATCAAGATCCATTCCTCCTCCCACTCGGAGTTGGAAGCCGGTATTCACACCTTAAAAGTGTGGATGGTGGATCCTGGCGTTGTCATCCAGCGATTTGTCATCGATGCGGGTGGATTGAAGCCGACCTACCTCGGCCCCCCAACCAGTTTGTGGTTGCCCCTCCCCAGCGAGGGTTGA
- a CDS encoding nucleoside hydrolase-like domain-containing protein, with the protein MKLLNLKKLICIVTLAVLTTAGCLHAESDQTSRQRMIVLTDIEADPDDAQTLVRLLLYSNQIELEGLIATTSIHQRSMVAPESIHRIIDAYEKVQENLAKHEPGFPTADRLREQVKNGLPLYGMNAVGEDFDSEGSDWIIEVLEREDERPLWVTVWGGPNTLAQALYRLKSTRTEEELQRLIGKLRVYTISDQDDSGPWMRETFPDLFYIVSPGGYGAATWTAIHSVVDGIDNTTIRNEWLAEHVQQGHGPLGAEYPDVAYGMEGDTPSWLNLIANGLSVPERPDWGGWGGRYESYTPKLEDLNPQGFTGGVPVLPETRPIWTNAVDTYTPPVTGQYGRSRKPDEQSFSGYRVTLWRWRDAIQNDFAARMDWSVKSVADANHAPVPALNHPSELTVRSGAGFHLDARPTRDPDGDSLTFYWFNYPEAGTLKNQPVKIQSAENMARVYVVAPQVTQTETLHFILEVTDRASPALTRYQRVIVTVQP; encoded by the coding sequence ATGAAACTCCTGAACCTGAAAAAACTCATTTGCATTGTTACCCTTGCGGTGTTGACGACGGCGGGCTGCTTGCATGCCGAATCCGACCAGACCTCTCGTCAGCGCATGATCGTGCTGACCGACATTGAAGCGGATCCCGACGATGCTCAGACCCTGGTGCGGCTGCTGCTCTATTCGAATCAGATCGAACTCGAGGGCTTGATCGCAACCACTTCCATTCACCAGCGCTCCATGGTGGCACCCGAATCCATCCACCGCATCATCGATGCTTATGAGAAGGTGCAGGAAAACCTCGCCAAGCATGAACCAGGATTTCCAACAGCAGACAGGCTGCGTGAGCAGGTGAAAAACGGACTGCCCCTCTACGGCATGAACGCTGTGGGCGAGGATTTTGACTCTGAAGGCTCGGACTGGATCATTGAAGTGCTCGAGCGGGAGGATGAGCGTCCCCTTTGGGTGACGGTCTGGGGAGGCCCCAACACGCTCGCGCAGGCGCTGTACCGTCTGAAATCCACGCGAACGGAGGAGGAGCTGCAGCGCCTGATCGGCAAACTCAGGGTTTACACGATCTCGGATCAGGACGATTCTGGTCCATGGATGCGCGAGACGTTTCCAGATCTCTTCTACATCGTCAGTCCGGGCGGCTACGGTGCGGCCACCTGGACGGCGATCCATTCCGTTGTGGACGGTATTGATAACACCACGATCCGCAACGAATGGCTGGCTGAGCATGTCCAACAGGGTCACGGACCGCTGGGAGCCGAATATCCTGATGTTGCATACGGCATGGAAGGGGACACCCCCTCCTGGCTGAATCTGATCGCCAACGGATTGAGCGTTCCTGAGCGTCCCGACTGGGGTGGCTGGGGTGGACGCTACGAGTCCTATACCCCGAAGTTGGAGGATCTCAATCCCCAAGGGTTCACGGGCGGGGTGCCCGTTCTGCCCGAGACCCGCCCCATCTGGACGAATGCGGTCGATACCTACACACCACCAGTGACCGGGCAGTATGGTCGCTCTCGCAAGCCTGACGAACAATCCTTTTCTGGATATCGGGTGACGCTGTGGAGGTGGCGCGACGCGATCCAAAACGATTTTGCGGCACGCATGGACTGGTCCGTGAAATCGGTTGCCGATGCCAATCATGCACCAGTTCCAGCGCTCAACCACCCGTCTGAACTCACCGTGAGATCGGGTGCAGGGTTTCATCTGGACGCCAGACCCACGCGCGACCCCGACGGTGACAGTCTCACCTTCTATTGGTTCAACTATCCTGAAGCCGGAACCCTGAAGAATCAGCCGGTGAAGATCCAGAGCGCGGAGAATATGGCGAGAGTCTATGTCGTGGCACCGCAGGTCACTCAAACGGAAACCCTGCATTTCATTCTCGAGGTTACGGATCGAGCATCCCCCGCACTGACCCGCTATCAGCGTGTGATCGTCACCGTGCAACCTTAG
- a CDS encoding DUF5107 domain-containing protein yields MSVTATLETLNIPTYGLGQPEKNPVFFEKRVYQGSCGKVYPIPLIDKVEQDHAPTPVPYQAARLENEYLRLVMLPEIGGRIFLGQDKANQDYDFFYRQDVIKPALVGLAGPWISGGVEFNWPQHHRPGTYLPTDVAIEAEADGVYTVWMSEHDPLNRLKGMHGIRIRPGSSLIELRARLYNRTAHHHTFLWWANVAARVHEHYQSFFPSDVHYVADHAVRAMSSFPVADGDYYGIDYGKRAGQNDLTRYANIPVPTSYMVCQTQFDFFGGYDHDAGGGFVHVANRHISPGKKQWTWGNDEFGWAWDRELTDTNGPYIELMAGVYTDNQPDFSYLAPYETKTFSQFWWPYQKLGPVQQANKDLAIRMVVDEHGAIDLGVVASRRMDDLRLLLREGDQIILETPISVAPDQAWQAQSGLQLTGDSDVALHCQLVQNGDTLLEYRPVRRDTLMRDRELATEPAMPEAMASSDELYFTGEHLELNRHPTRYPELYWEEALRRDPDDVRCHIALGKQTLLRGRFDAASAHLEAAVRRLTARHPNPETGEAHYYLGLTRRYQGHFGEAYERFYKATWDYSFRASAHYELACLELRRGTVSGAIMHLDSALETNATSNKTQVLRAICLRRSEDRVAAKAQLQQLLALDPLDHWALAELHRLDHGTCKLSALSRNDAQTALDIAYDYADAGCIEEAIEVLEHHHAEAVIPVQVPNPMERSPLTHYTLAWLQAGLGNEVAASATLEHARAQSADYCFPSRLHEMVVLQWALDQEGADRNAAYGLGNFYYDKKRHDDAIAAWEQARQADDAFAPVHRNLGIAFWNVRRDAVKARKSYEQALKRNPADSRYVVEYVQLCERLGDSAASRLAFLENKRELVLERDDATVELASLYNQTEQPKRALDLLNSRSFHPWEGGEGKVLRQYTTAHLQIGRAALEAGDAVSALEHFDQAMETPDKLGEKYHPLQAKADVSYWQGKALQALGEQEQANARFEAAAAESGDFLGMAVTAFSELTSYKALALRELGRHGEAEAIVEAMAIWAKAELKKPANIDYFATSLPNLLVFEQDLEASKKERMQHLLEWCAAYPNAV; encoded by the coding sequence ATGTCTGTTACTGCCACATTGGAAACCCTGAATATCCCAACCTATGGATTGGGACAGCCTGAGAAAAATCCGGTCTTTTTCGAAAAACGTGTCTACCAGGGTTCGTGCGGCAAGGTGTATCCGATACCACTCATCGACAAGGTGGAACAGGATCATGCTCCGACACCTGTGCCGTACCAGGCGGCGCGACTGGAGAACGAATACCTGCGACTGGTGATGTTGCCCGAGATTGGGGGACGCATCTTTCTCGGGCAGGACAAGGCAAATCAGGACTACGATTTTTTCTACCGTCAGGATGTGATCAAACCCGCTCTCGTTGGCCTGGCGGGTCCCTGGATTTCCGGCGGAGTCGAATTCAACTGGCCGCAGCATCACCGACCGGGCACCTACCTGCCAACTGATGTGGCTATCGAAGCGGAAGCAGATGGGGTCTACACCGTGTGGATGAGTGAACACGATCCGCTGAACCGCCTGAAGGGCATGCACGGCATCCGCATCCGACCAGGCAGTTCCCTGATCGAACTTCGCGCCCGTCTTTACAACCGCACCGCGCATCACCACACCTTCCTCTGGTGGGCCAACGTAGCGGCGCGCGTGCATGAGCACTACCAGAGTTTTTTCCCAAGCGATGTGCACTATGTTGCCGATCATGCTGTTCGGGCAATGTCCTCGTTCCCGGTTGCCGATGGGGACTACTACGGCATCGATTATGGGAAACGTGCAGGGCAGAACGACCTGACCCGCTATGCAAACATCCCCGTGCCGACCAGCTACATGGTGTGCCAGACTCAATTTGATTTTTTCGGAGGATACGATCATGACGCCGGGGGTGGATTTGTGCACGTGGCAAACCGCCATATCAGTCCGGGCAAAAAACAATGGACTTGGGGCAATGACGAGTTTGGCTGGGCATGGGACCGCGAACTCACCGACACCAATGGCCCCTACATCGAGCTGATGGCTGGCGTATACACCGACAACCAACCCGACTTCAGTTACCTCGCACCCTATGAGACCAAGACCTTTTCCCAGTTCTGGTGGCCTTATCAGAAGCTGGGACCCGTGCAGCAGGCCAACAAGGATCTCGCCATTCGTATGGTTGTGGACGAGCACGGTGCGATTGATCTTGGGGTCGTTGCCTCTCGTCGTATGGACGACTTGAGGCTCCTGCTGCGTGAAGGGGATCAAATCATTCTGGAAACCCCCATTTCGGTGGCTCCCGACCAAGCCTGGCAGGCGCAATCGGGACTGCAGCTGACGGGTGATTCCGATGTGGCGCTGCATTGCCAGTTGGTGCAGAATGGAGACACCCTGCTTGAATATCGTCCCGTGCGAAGGGATACCCTGATGCGCGACCGTGAGCTGGCGACGGAACCCGCCATGCCCGAGGCGATGGCGTCGAGTGATGAGTTGTATTTCACAGGGGAACACCTGGAGCTGAACCGCCATCCGACGCGCTACCCCGAGCTGTACTGGGAGGAAGCCCTGCGGCGGGACCCGGACGACGTGCGCTGCCACATCGCACTTGGCAAACAAACGCTGCTGCGGGGGAGGTTTGATGCAGCATCCGCCCACCTGGAGGCGGCAGTGCGGCGCCTGACCGCGCGCCATCCAAATCCAGAGACCGGGGAAGCGCACTACTATCTCGGTCTCACACGACGCTATCAGGGGCACTTTGGCGAGGCTTATGAGCGGTTCTACAAAGCCACATGGGACTACTCCTTCCGGGCCTCAGCGCATTATGAACTGGCCTGCCTTGAACTTCGAAGGGGTACGGTATCGGGCGCGATTATGCACCTGGATTCCGCTCTCGAAACCAATGCCACCAGCAACAAAACCCAGGTGCTCCGGGCCATCTGCCTGCGCCGGTCCGAAGACAGGGTCGCGGCGAAGGCACAGTTGCAGCAACTGCTGGCGCTCGATCCGCTCGACCACTGGGCATTGGCGGAGTTGCATCGTCTCGACCACGGAACATGCAAACTGTCTGCGCTCAGTCGCAACGATGCGCAGACCGCGCTCGACATTGCATACGACTATGCGGATGCAGGGTGCATCGAAGAAGCGATTGAAGTGCTGGAGCATCACCACGCAGAAGCAGTGATTCCGGTGCAGGTTCCCAATCCGATGGAACGCAGTCCATTGACGCACTACACGCTCGCCTGGCTGCAGGCTGGGCTGGGAAACGAGGTGGCTGCATCTGCCACTCTGGAGCACGCCCGGGCACAGTCCGCCGACTACTGTTTCCCCTCGCGCCTGCATGAAATGGTCGTGCTGCAGTGGGCGCTGGACCAAGAGGGAGCTGATCGCAATGCCGCCTACGGATTGGGCAATTTTTATTATGACAAGAAGCGGCACGACGATGCGATTGCCGCCTGGGAACAGGCACGACAGGCGGACGATGCCTTCGCGCCCGTGCATCGCAATCTGGGCATTGCCTTTTGGAATGTGAGGCGGGATGCAGTGAAGGCACGCAAGAGTTACGAACAGGCCCTGAAGCGAAATCCGGCGGATTCACGCTACGTAGTGGAATACGTGCAGTTGTGTGAACGACTTGGCGATTCTGCAGCTTCCCGTCTGGCCTTTCTGGAGAACAAACGGGAGTTGGTGCTTGAGCGGGACGATGCCACCGTGGAACTCGCGTCGCTTTACAATCAAACGGAACAACCCAAGCGGGCACTCGATTTGCTGAACTCCCGCAGTTTTCACCCGTGGGAAGGGGGCGAAGGCAAAGTGCTGCGACAATACACAACGGCCCACCTGCAGATCGGTAGAGCAGCCTTGGAAGCGGGAGACGCAGTGAGTGCACTTGAGCATTTTGATCAGGCGATGGAAACTCCGGACAAGCTCGGTGAAAAATATCACCCCCTGCAGGCGAAAGCAGATGTGTCCTACTGGCAGGGAAAAGCGTTGCAAGCCCTTGGTGAACAGGAGCAGGCAAACGCCCGTTTCGAAGCGGCAGCGGCGGAATCCGGCGACTTTCTCGGTATGGCGGTAACGGCGTTTTCCGAACTCACCAGCTACAAGGCGCTTGCCTTGCGCGAACTCGGTCGGCATGGCGAAGCTGAGGCCATCGTCGAAGCCATGGCGATCTGGGCAAAGGCTGAGCTGAAGAAGCCGGCCAACATTGACTATTTTGCCACCTCGTTGCCAAATCTGCTGGTCTTTGAGCAGGATCTCGAAGCCAGCAAAAAGGAGCGCATGCAACACTTGCTGGAGTGGTGTGCTGCCTACCCCAATGCCGTTTGA